The DNA segment AACTTTGATGAGTAATATATATTAAAAGCCGCGAATAAACTATTGTGAGGTGTCATGTATGCGCAATAGATCTTTTGTTCGCGGTGCTTTTATTTTAACTATAGCCAATATAGTTGATAGGACTATTGGGTTTGTATTCAGAATCATTCTTTCTAATCTGCTGGGCTCTGAAGGAACCGGCATATATCAAATAGCCCTGCCAATTTATTTTGTATCGATAACATTTATAACATCAGGCATTACGGCAGTTACGTCCCGGTTTGTGTCTGAAGAAAGAGCCAAAAATAACAAAAAAAATATTTTCAGCATAATGGAAGTTTCTTTTTTTATCGTAATTGTAATGGGTATAGCAATTTCTTCTATAATATTTTTTAATGCCAAGTACATATCAAACAACTTGCTTCACGAGCCACGAGCGTATCTATCAATATTGATTTTTTCACCTGTACTGATTGTGGTTTCATCATCTTCTATATTCAAAGGCTTTTTCCAAGGTTTAATTAACATGGTTCCTGCATCGGTGTCTGAGATTGTTGAGCAGATAGTGAGAGTTTTTTTGACATTGTATTTATTCAGCGTATTTACAGGAATGAAGCTGGAGTATGCTGCAGCAATAGCCGTATTTGGAATAGCCATAGGAGAAGTAACAAGTTTTATCATGTATATATTTTACTACAGGCGCGAATTAAAATACATAAACGAGGAAATGCCAAATGAAGGTACAATATGGAAGAAGGCAGATATTGCAAAGACAGTAATAAAGACATCTTTTCCAATTACCATCTCAAGAATGATTGTAAACATTTTGGACTTGTTTGAATCTCTAATTATACCTTCAAAACTTGTTAAATCGGGACTTTCACACAAAGAAGCTATATCTGAGTTTGGTAAGCTGTCTGGGATGGCTTATCCTCTTGCATACATGCCTGCAGTTATAACAATGAGCTTATCAGTTACAGTGCTTCCTGCCGTTTCAGAAGCGGCATCTTTAAAAAGATGGGATACAGTAAGACAGAGGATAAATCAAGCGATAGGGTATACTACTATGATAGGCATACCGGCAGCCGTATTGTTTGTAATGTTGCCTGATGAAATAGCTTCACTGCTTTACCCTAAAAGTCCAGGCGTCGGCGTACTTGTTAAGCTTATAGCTGCAGGAAGCATTTTTGCGTATCTTGAATCAATAGTCACAAGCATATTAAATGGGCTTGGAATGCAAAATTTAGTTTTGAGAAATTCTGCTATATGGACTGCAATCTCTGTGATTGCCATGTATTTATTAGTGCCTATACCAAGTTTAAGGCTTTTCGGGTACATTTACGGCTTCATATTCGCTG comes from the Thermoanaerobacterium aotearoense genome and includes:
- the spoVB gene encoding stage V sporulation protein B encodes the protein MRNRSFVRGAFILTIANIVDRTIGFVFRIILSNLLGSEGTGIYQIALPIYFVSITFITSGITAVTSRFVSEERAKNNKKNIFSIMEVSFFIVIVMGIAISSIIFFNAKYISNNLLHEPRAYLSILIFSPVLIVVSSSSIFKGFFQGLINMVPASVSEIVEQIVRVFLTLYLFSVFTGMKLEYAAAIAVFGIAIGEVTSFIMYIFYYRRELKYINEEMPNEGTIWKKADIAKTVIKTSFPITISRMIVNILDLFESLIIPSKLVKSGLSHKEAISEFGKLSGMAYPLAYMPAVITMSLSVTVLPAVSEAASLKRWDTVRQRINQAIGYTTMIGIPAAVLFVMLPDEIASLLYPKSPGVGVLVKLIAAGSIFAYLESIVTSILNGLGMQNLVLRNSAIWTAISVIAMYLLVPIPSLRLFGYIYGFIFADAFVFFLNFKALVKLTNLEIDFNNWFLKPLIAALIMGIYDTIVYFNLTAAIANEWITMSITVLSGFLVYIISCQLVKLPYLEDLNRLIFSRNK